The Kiloniellales bacterium genome window below encodes:
- a CDS encoding alpha/beta hydrolase yields MDHRTLTDEELERHLNPRVAAPGFEAHLADYAARSAVSRAKLEAVLDLPFGKSPLERLDVFPAASAGAPVQVFVHGGYWRALDKSDHSFAAEALVAAGATVVAINYDLCPAVTLDRIVAQTRAAVAWTYRNIAAYGGDPERIFLSGHSAGAHLAVMALLEDWPGQHGLPPEPIKGVTAISGVYDLAPVLRISVNDDVRLTAEMAARNSPTLHPPRRALPLLLAVGAEEPAGWIQQTLDFRRAFEASAGPASFLEVPDRNHFSVLYDLADPETALCRAVLQQMGLA; encoded by the coding sequence ATGGACCATCGCACGCTCACCGACGAGGAGCTGGAACGGCACCTCAACCCCCGGGTCGCGGCGCCGGGCTTCGAGGCCCACCTGGCCGACTACGCCGCGCGCAGCGCCGTCAGCCGCGCGAAGCTCGAGGCGGTGCTGGACCTGCCCTTCGGCAAAAGCCCTTTGGAGCGCCTCGATGTCTTCCCCGCCGCGAGCGCGGGCGCGCCGGTCCAGGTCTTCGTCCACGGCGGCTACTGGCGCGCCCTGGACAAGAGCGACCACAGCTTCGCCGCCGAGGCCCTGGTCGCAGCCGGCGCAACGGTGGTCGCGATCAACTACGACCTCTGCCCGGCGGTGACCCTAGACCGGATCGTGGCCCAGACCCGCGCCGCCGTCGCCTGGACCTACCGCAATATCGCGGCCTATGGCGGCGATCCGGAGCGGATCTTCCTCTCCGGGCATTCCGCCGGCGCCCACCTCGCGGTCATGGCGCTGCTGGAGGATTGGCCGGGGCAGCACGGCCTGCCGCCCGAGCCGATCAAGGGGGTGACGGCGATCAGCGGAGTCTACGACCTGGCGCCGGTGCTCCGGATCTCGGTCAACGACGACGTCCGCCTGACCGCGGAGATGGCCGCGCGCAACTCGCCGACGTTGCACCCGCCGCGGCGCGCCCTGCCGCTGCTCCTGGCGGTCGGCGCCGAGGAACCGGCCGGCTGGATCCAGCAGACCCTCGACTTCCGCCGGGCCTTCGAGGCGAGCGCTGGGCCGGCCAGCTTCCTCGAGGTGCCCGACCGCAACCACTTCTCCGTGCTCTACGACCTCGCCGACCCCGAGACGGCGCTCTGCCGCGCGGTCCTGCAGCAGATGGGCCTGGCTTAG
- the hydA gene encoding dihydropyrimidinase — translation MADFDLVVRGGTVVTAGDTMRCDVGVAGERIAALGVDLGPGVREIDATGAYVLPGGVDSHCHIEQMSSAGVMTADDFHSATVSAAFGGTTTVIPFAAQHRGQSLRQVVQDYHACAGPKAVIDYAFHLIVSDPSESVLGQELPALIRDGYSSFKVYMTYERLKLDDRQLLDVLSVARREGALVMVHAENHDVIAWMTERLLQGGHVLPRHHALSHARAAEGEATHRAIRLAEFLDVPLLVVHVSAAEAMDAIRAAQTRGLKIYGETCPQYLFLTAADLDRDGLEGAKFCCSPPPRDTADQEAMWRGLANGTFQVFSSDHAPYRFDESGKLPRGDKTTFKEMANGVPGLELRLPLLFSEGVGGGRLSLNDFVALASTNAARLYGLYPRKGSLAVGADADLAIWDPEKTVDVSYDLLHDRAGYTPYEGRRITGWPVTVLNRGRIVVEDGELQVARGSGTFLPCDPPESARPLGRAAPELDPASNGGIDLGWP, via the coding sequence ATGGCCGACTTCGATCTGGTGGTGCGTGGCGGCACCGTCGTCACGGCCGGCGACACCATGCGCTGCGACGTCGGCGTCGCAGGCGAGCGGATCGCCGCGTTGGGTGTGGACCTCGGGCCGGGCGTGCGGGAGATCGACGCCACGGGCGCCTACGTCCTGCCGGGCGGGGTCGACAGCCACTGCCACATCGAGCAGATGTCCTCCGCCGGCGTGATGACCGCCGACGACTTCCATTCAGCGACCGTCTCCGCCGCCTTCGGCGGCACCACCACGGTGATTCCCTTCGCCGCCCAGCACCGCGGCCAGTCCCTGCGCCAGGTGGTCCAGGACTACCACGCCTGCGCCGGCCCCAAGGCGGTGATCGACTACGCCTTTCACCTGATCGTCTCCGACCCCAGCGAGAGCGTCCTGGGGCAGGAGCTGCCGGCCCTGATCCGCGACGGCTACAGCTCCTTCAAGGTCTACATGACCTACGAGCGCCTGAAGCTCGACGACCGCCAGCTGCTCGACGTGCTGTCCGTCGCCCGGCGCGAGGGCGCCCTGGTCATGGTCCATGCCGAGAACCACGATGTCATCGCCTGGATGACCGAGCGCCTGCTGCAGGGCGGCCACGTCCTGCCGCGGCACCATGCCCTGAGCCATGCCCGGGCCGCCGAGGGCGAGGCCACCCACCGCGCGATCCGCCTCGCCGAGTTCCTCGACGTGCCCTTGCTGGTGGTGCACGTCTCGGCGGCGGAGGCGATGGACGCGATCCGCGCGGCCCAGACCCGCGGGCTCAAGATCTACGGCGAGACCTGCCCGCAGTACCTGTTTCTCACCGCGGCCGACCTGGATCGCGACGGTCTCGAGGGCGCCAAGTTCTGCTGCAGCCCGCCGCCGCGCGACACGGCCGACCAGGAGGCCATGTGGCGGGGCCTCGCGAACGGCACCTTCCAGGTCTTCTCCTCCGACCACGCGCCCTATCGCTTCGACGAGAGCGGCAAGCTGCCGCGCGGCGACAAGACCACCTTCAAGGAGATGGCAAACGGCGTGCCGGGCCTGGAGCTGCGCCTGCCATTGCTGTTCTCGGAAGGGGTCGGTGGCGGCCGCCTGTCGCTCAACGACTTCGTCGCCCTGGCCTCAACCAACGCGGCCAGGCTCTACGGCCTCTACCCGCGCAAGGGCAGCCTCGCGGTCGGCGCCGACGCGGACCTGGCGATCTGGGATCCGGAGAAGACGGTCGACGTCAGCTACGACCTGCTGCACGACCGGGCCGGCTACACGCCCTACGAGGGGCGGCGGATCACCGGCTGGCCGGTTACGGTCCTCAACCGCGGCCGCATCGTGGTCGAGGACGGTGAATTGCAGGTCGCCCGCGGCAGCGGCACCTTCCTGCCCTGCGACCCGCCCGAAAGCGCCAGGCCCCTGGGCCGCGCCGCCCCGGAGCTCGACCCCGCGTCCAACGGTGGCATCGACCTTGGCTGGCCGTGA
- a CDS encoding AI-2E family transporter, whose amino-acid sequence MESGGTSQGSDAFIERSLNVAIRVGLVLLLIAWCFTVVRPFVAPIIWGIIIAVATHPAYVRLQWALRGRSGLAATVYVVIFLLVVITPALLLAGTLVDAVRFVANDLSDGVLDLPPPPTEIEAWPFVGKPLFEFWVLASTNIQEALGQLEPELKVIGSWLLNFVGTVAIGLLQFIVAIFIAAALLVNAAGGERVAGDIATRLMGERGPVYADLARATIRSVAYGILGVALIQSILAGLGFLAVGLPGAGLLALICLLLIVVQIGPTLVMIPVVIYEFYAADITTAIIFAIWCFLVTILDNVLKPFVLGRGVKVPLLVVFVGAIGGILSMGILGLFVGPVVLALGYTLFTAWMEDGLRPAPAVAAPTEEP is encoded by the coding sequence ATGGAAAGCGGCGGAACGTCCCAGGGCAGCGACGCCTTCATAGAGCGCAGCTTGAACGTCGCAATCCGTGTTGGCCTTGTACTGCTTCTGATCGCCTGGTGCTTCACCGTCGTGCGACCCTTCGTTGCGCCGATCATCTGGGGCATCATCATCGCGGTCGCGACTCATCCGGCCTACGTCCGCCTGCAATGGGCGCTCAGGGGACGGAGCGGCCTGGCGGCAACGGTCTACGTCGTGATCTTCCTCCTGGTGGTGATCACCCCGGCGCTCCTGCTGGCCGGCACCCTGGTCGATGCGGTGCGTTTCGTCGCGAACGACTTGAGCGACGGCGTGCTGGACCTGCCGCCGCCACCGACGGAGATCGAGGCCTGGCCGTTCGTCGGCAAGCCGCTATTCGAATTCTGGGTCCTGGCTTCGACCAATATTCAGGAGGCTCTGGGCCAGCTCGAGCCGGAGCTCAAGGTGATTGGCAGCTGGCTGCTCAACTTCGTTGGTACGGTTGCCATCGGCTTGCTGCAGTTCATCGTCGCGATCTTCATTGCCGCCGCGTTGCTGGTGAATGCGGCCGGCGGCGAGCGGGTCGCGGGCGATATCGCGACTCGCCTCATGGGAGAGCGGGGACCGGTCTACGCCGACCTGGCGCGCGCGACGATTCGCAGTGTCGCTTACGGCATCCTGGGCGTCGCGCTGATCCAGTCGATCCTCGCCGGGCTCGGCTTCCTGGCCGTCGGCCTGCCCGGTGCCGGGCTGCTGGCGCTGATCTGCCTCCTCCTCATCGTCGTGCAGATCGGACCAACCCTGGTGATGATCCCGGTTGTGATCTACGAGTTCTACGCCGCCGACATCACGACCGCGATCATCTTCGCCATCTGGTGTTTTCTCGTCACCATCCTCGACAACGTCCTCAAGCCCTTCGTCCTCGGACGCGGCGTGAAGGTGCCGTTGCTGGTTGTCTTCGTCGGCGCCATCGGCGGCATCCTCTCGATGGGAATTCTCGGCCTCTTCGTCGGGCCGGTGGTGCTGGCGCTCGGCTATACCCTCTTCACCGCCTGGATGGAGGACGGGCTGCGGCCGGCACCGGCCGTCGCCGCACCGACCGAGGAGCCCTGA
- a CDS encoding xanthine dehydrogenase family protein subunit M, with protein MRYEAPETIEAAVALLADEPGPARVLAGGTDLLVQLRSGLTEPELVVDVKRISAMRRITPEAGGFRIGAAVSAAELSEHEGVCDLWPGVVDAAELIGSSQIQSRATLAGNLCNASPAADTVPALVAADAVASIAGPRGRRALPVAEVAVAPGKTALAAGELVESIFLPARPSKASDAYLRFIPRTEMDIAVVGAGVSLVLEDDGTCRAARVALGAVAARVLLVEEAAAALIGTPLDGAALDALAAAASAACQPIDDKRGTIEFRTEVAGVLARRAAETALARAKAKT; from the coding sequence ATGCGATATGAAGCCCCCGAGACGATCGAGGCGGCGGTGGCCTTGCTCGCCGACGAGCCCGGCCCGGCCCGTGTGCTGGCGGGAGGCACCGATCTCCTGGTCCAGTTGCGCTCCGGCCTCACAGAACCGGAGCTCGTGGTCGACGTGAAGCGGATTTCGGCGATGCGGAGGATCACGCCGGAGGCGGGCGGCTTCCGCATCGGCGCCGCGGTCTCTGCGGCGGAGCTGAGCGAGCACGAGGGGGTCTGCGACCTTTGGCCCGGCGTGGTCGACGCTGCCGAGCTCATCGGCTCCTCCCAGATCCAGAGCCGGGCCACCCTTGCCGGCAATCTCTGCAACGCCTCGCCGGCCGCCGATACCGTCCCGGCCTTGGTCGCCGCCGATGCTGTCGCCAGCATCGCCGGGCCCCGTGGCAGGCGCGCGCTGCCGGTGGCCGAGGTCGCCGTCGCGCCCGGCAAGACCGCCTTGGCAGCAGGCGAGCTGGTGGAATCGATCTTTCTGCCCGCCCGGCCGAGCAAGGCGTCCGATGCCTACTTGCGCTTCATCCCGCGGACCGAGATGGACATTGCCGTGGTCGGCGCCGGGGTCAGCCTGGTGCTGGAGGATGACGGCACCTGCCGCGCGGCGCGGGTCGCCTTGGGCGCCGTGGCGGCGCGCGTGCTCCTGGTCGAAGAGGCGGCCGCGGCCCTGATCGGGACGCCCCTCGACGGCGCGGCCCTGGACGCGCTGGCGGCTGCGGCCTCGGCCGCCTGCCAGCCGATCGACGACAAGCGCGGCACGATCGAATTCCGAACCGAGGTCGCCGGCGTCCTGGCACGGCGGGCGGCGGAGACGGCGCTGGCGCGCGCCAAGGCCAAGACCTAG